The following are encoded in a window of Thermoleophilia bacterium genomic DNA:
- a CDS encoding cupredoxin domain-containing protein, with translation MAALGAGALSAGTLAAPVLAAPTTAASSAGTAGAATSALSGKKQAAKKKALRKCRSKHSLKRRKACRRSVSRKFAPKPVKPDPPVPPADPVAVIDVRDDYFSPDVVNIQSGDSIKWVWYKINHDPHNVTLSTGPAGVDRLDFQTSSSPAEGYTFTRTFTVPGTYNFMCSLHHNMTMTVGVS, from the coding sequence GTGGCTGCGCTGGGCGCGGGAGCGCTCAGCGCGGGCACTCTCGCGGCGCCAGTCCTCGCCGCACCGACCACAGCAGCATCGAGCGCCGGCACAGCCGGCGCCGCGACTTCCGCATTGAGCGGGAAGAAGCAGGCAGCTAAGAAAAAGGCCCTGCGCAAATGCCGCTCGAAGCATTCGCTGAAGCGGCGCAAGGCCTGTCGGCGGAGCGTCTCCAGGAAGTTCGCTCCGAAGCCGGTCAAGCCGGATCCCCCGGTCCCGCCTGCGGATCCGGTCGCGGTGATCGACGTCAGGGATGACTACTTCAGCCCCGACGTCGTCAACATCCAGAGTGGTGACTCGATCAAGTGGGTCTGGTACAAGATCAACCACGATCCGCACAACGTCACGCTGTCAACCGGACCCGCCGGGGTCGACCGCCTCGATTTCCAGACCTCGAGCTCACCCGCGGAGGGGTACACCTTCACCCGGACCTTTACGGTTCCGGGCACTTACAACTTCATGTGCTCGCTGCACCACAACATGACGATGACGGTGGGTGTCTCATGA
- a CDS encoding rubredoxin, with protein sequence MTTATSSLWICASCGWIYDPAEGDPDGGIPPGTEFKDIPEDWFCPVCGARVSDFEPYDA encoded by the coding sequence ATGACCACCGCGACTTCAAGCCTCTGGATCTGCGCGTCCTGTGGCTGGATCTATGACCCGGCCGAAGGCGATCCCGACGGGGGAATCCCGCCGGGCACCGAGTTCAAGGACATCCCGGAAGACTGGTTCTGCCCGGTCTGCGGCGCGCGCGTCAGCGACTTCGAGCCTTACGACGCCTAA
- a CDS encoding NUDIX hydrolase: MAQLPEPGPSERINLGDPTEPRAAATVILLRDREDDGTLEVLLLRRSHEARFMPNVWVFPGGALDPEDGDGLDGLKTCAIRELHEEAGVKLHPETHLVPLARWVTPEVIKTRFDTWFFLAESPVGIEITPDGSEMTADRWVTPAAAIAEYEAEEFAIVFPTLKQLEALVPHGDTATALAAAEADPNSSRQILPKVIGDERNHRVVLPHEDDYPA; encoded by the coding sequence GTGGCACAACTTCCAGAGCCGGGTCCTTCGGAACGAATCAACCTGGGCGATCCCACCGAGCCGCGGGCCGCGGCGACAGTCATCCTCCTCCGAGACCGCGAAGACGACGGGACCCTCGAAGTCCTGCTTCTGCGGCGATCACACGAAGCGCGTTTCATGCCGAACGTCTGGGTCTTCCCCGGCGGTGCGCTCGATCCCGAAGACGGTGACGGGCTTGACGGCCTGAAAACCTGCGCGATCCGCGAGCTCCACGAAGAAGCCGGAGTCAAGCTCCATCCCGAGACCCACCTGGTGCCGCTCGCCCGCTGGGTCACGCCGGAAGTGATCAAGACACGTTTCGACACCTGGTTCTTCCTGGCCGAGTCCCCGGTCGGGATCGAGATCACCCCGGACGGCTCCGAGATGACCGCCGATCGCTGGGTGACCCCCGCCGCCGCGATCGCCGAGTACGAAGCCGAGGAATTCGCGATCGTCTTCCCGACGCTCAAGCAGCTCGAGGCACTGGTCCCGCACGGCGACACGGCGACAGCGCTGGCCGCCGCCGAAGCCGATCCCAATTCTTCCCGTCAGATCCTTCCCAAAGTGATCGGCGACGAGCGCAACCACCGCGTCGTGCTGCCTCACGAAGACGACTACCCCGCCTGA
- a CDS encoding MarR family transcriptional regulator translates to MSSAETIAANETISEIEASAEVRETALRVGTLFRHLMSYGDGGQSLREIDEHGLSFVQFKAMMELSASGADAPYLQELAESLGASMPSLSRAVDGLVRKGLVTRSEDPDDRRRRRVALTGSGREITDRFFHSRAAGVIQFASGLTAEQRQGLDAAIGSLLDREDIAPIYEKFEGVITK, encoded by the coding sequence ATGTCATCGGCTGAAACCATCGCAGCGAACGAAACCATCTCCGAGATCGAAGCCTCTGCCGAGGTTCGTGAGACCGCTCTCAGGGTCGGAACCCTGTTCCGTCACCTCATGTCCTATGGCGACGGTGGCCAGTCCCTGAGGGAGATCGACGAGCACGGTCTTTCATTCGTTCAATTCAAGGCGATGATGGAACTTTCCGCCTCTGGCGCGGACGCGCCGTACCTCCAGGAGCTCGCCGAGAGCCTCGGCGCTTCGATGCCGTCGCTCAGCCGGGCGGTGGACGGCCTGGTCCGCAAGGGCCTCGTCACCCGCTCGGAAGATCCCGACGACCGCCGCCGCCGGCGTGTCGCCCTCACCGGGTCCGGTCGGGAGATCACCGACCGTTTCTTCCACAGCCGGGCGGCCGGAGTCATCCAGTTCGCCTCGGGCCTGACCGCCGAACAACGGCAAGGCCTCGACGCTGCGATCGGCTCGCTGCTCGATCGCGAAGACATCGCACCGATTTACGAAAAGTTTGAAGGAGTCATCACCAAATGA
- a CDS encoding TetR/AcrR family transcriptional regulator, with protein MPNSLERRHNRRRRHERTRQELIQAAMDQAVAGSFKDLTVEGITREAGVSRSAFYVYFGDKEELLLGALEDLIASHQNRLGNCWTSGGDPRRGVEKAIYDISRMYADNSVLLGLAFETATYDEEVRELWSVLLETITEGTVTEIKTRQREGTIDQSLDAEALAGGLVLMTERSFQVHLGQDDRSADSVAAEVTKVWWAALFGATPRPTESTEAPAEGK; from the coding sequence GTGCCGAATTCACTCGAGCGACGCCACAACCGCCGCCGCCGGCATGAGCGGACCCGCCAGGAGCTGATCCAGGCCGCGATGGACCAGGCTGTGGCCGGGTCCTTCAAGGACCTCACGGTCGAAGGCATCACCCGCGAGGCCGGTGTTTCACGCAGCGCGTTCTACGTCTACTTCGGTGACAAGGAAGAACTTCTGCTGGGCGCGCTGGAGGATCTGATCGCCAGCCACCAGAACCGGCTCGGCAATTGCTGGACCTCTGGCGGCGATCCGCGCCGCGGAGTAGAGAAGGCGATCTACGACATCAGCCGGATGTACGCGGACAATTCCGTACTGCTCGGCCTCGCTTTCGAGACAGCGACCTACGACGAAGAGGTGCGCGAACTCTGGTCGGTACTTCTGGAGACGATCACTGAAGGCACGGTCACCGAGATCAAAACGCGGCAACGCGAAGGCACGATCGACCAGTCACTTGATGCGGAGGCCCTGGCCGGCGGGCTGGTGCTGATGACCGAGCGCAGCTTTCAGGTCCATCTGGGACAGGACGATCGCAGTGCCGATTCGGTCGCCGCCGAGGTCACCAAGGTCTGGTGGGCGGCTCTCTTCGGCGCGACGCCCCGGCCGACTGAGTCGACCGAGGCGCCCGCTGAAGGAAAGTGA
- a CDS encoding FUSC family protein → MPVAYALTTHFVGGNHAPIFAAFGSFALLSMVDFSGRTPARVAAYLGLAVAGAVLIIIGTLCSGYLLLSTLVAGAVTFAISFAGVINGYFAAARIAAILLIVLPIMIPADANAIDDRLLGWLIACVIAIPAIFLVWREPWARPLRKGCADACRALADLVESPDDKELLEAAMDSVLSVRRQFFKTPHRPTGATGSAAAVAALIEELGWIVSIFWRPGPSIAELGEEGAAVRRACARVLRDMADQVATRHGGVSTDEIEERREALIGAFTSRVEAGAESRDELQKDLDRTFRLRLLSFSIGEAAGISNVATGQVQAPGALGERWHRLVGKGRSKAAATGHLLAEHANPRSAWLRNSLRGAVGIGLAIFVADLFDAQNAFWVVLGTLSVLRSNAVGTEGSAVRALAGTAIGIVIGGLVLILIGDHKDFLWVALPLTVFGAAYAPRALSFAAGQAAFSILVMVLFNLINPIGLEVGLIRVQDVAIGCGVSLVVGLLLWPRGAKTLIRRCLAEAYEVGSRLVSDRVKSALAGRESDLSDPVRLEAAAAGGRLDVALRQYLEESSSDHAHASSFIALSACSARLMRSAHGLRMMVGMPWYKAPPEDLAPVVNGINVQVREWYSGLAGAIGQSGDLPEPEEPDDSFTTDVVAAIERVGRGNGDLSSVLSAAWLVQSLEYLVALEGRVSFHADRLFADSPAKRHDFQAG, encoded by the coding sequence ATGCCGGTCGCCTACGCGCTGACCACCCATTTCGTGGGCGGCAACCACGCGCCGATATTCGCCGCTTTCGGCAGCTTCGCATTGCTGTCCATGGTCGATTTCTCCGGCCGGACTCCGGCTCGGGTGGCCGCTTACCTCGGCCTGGCGGTGGCGGGAGCCGTCTTGATCATTATCGGGACGCTCTGCTCCGGGTACCTGCTGCTCTCGACTCTCGTGGCCGGCGCTGTGACTTTCGCCATCTCGTTCGCGGGGGTCATCAATGGGTACTTCGCGGCCGCGAGGATCGCCGCGATTCTCCTGATCGTGCTGCCGATCATGATTCCGGCCGACGCCAACGCGATCGATGACCGGCTCCTGGGCTGGTTGATCGCCTGCGTGATCGCGATTCCAGCGATCTTCCTGGTCTGGCGGGAACCCTGGGCGAGACCGCTTCGCAAGGGCTGCGCCGACGCCTGCCGGGCTCTCGCGGACCTGGTCGAATCACCCGACGACAAAGAGCTTCTGGAGGCCGCGATGGACTCGGTCCTCTCGGTCCGCCGGCAGTTCTTCAAGACGCCGCACCGGCCGACCGGAGCGACCGGTTCAGCTGCCGCGGTCGCCGCGCTCATCGAAGAGCTGGGGTGGATCGTCAGCATCTTCTGGCGGCCCGGTCCTTCGATCGCCGAGCTGGGCGAAGAAGGCGCGGCCGTGCGACGGGCCTGCGCCCGGGTGCTTCGCGACATGGCCGATCAGGTGGCGACACGGCACGGCGGGGTTTCGACCGACGAAATCGAAGAGCGCCGCGAAGCCCTGATCGGCGCTTTCACCAGCCGGGTGGAGGCCGGCGCCGAGAGTCGGGACGAACTCCAGAAGGACCTCGACCGCACTTTCCGTCTGAGGCTGCTCTCGTTCTCGATCGGCGAGGCCGCCGGGATCAGCAACGTCGCGACGGGCCAGGTCCAGGCCCCGGGTGCGCTCGGCGAGCGATGGCACCGGCTCGTCGGCAAGGGGCGCAGCAAGGCCGCCGCCACGGGTCATCTGCTCGCCGAGCACGCCAATCCGCGGTCGGCCTGGCTAAGGAACAGCCTGCGCGGTGCGGTCGGCATCGGACTGGCGATTTTCGTTGCCGATCTCTTCGATGCCCAGAACGCGTTCTGGGTGGTGCTTGGCACCCTCTCCGTCTTGCGGTCGAACGCCGTCGGTACCGAGGGGAGCGCCGTCCGGGCGCTCGCCGGCACGGCGATCGGCATCGTGATCGGCGGACTGGTACTGATCCTGATCGGCGACCACAAGGACTTTCTGTGGGTGGCATTGCCCCTCACCGTGTTCGGCGCGGCTTACGCACCGCGGGCGCTGTCTTTCGCCGCGGGCCAGGCCGCCTTCTCGATCCTCGTCATGGTCCTTTTCAACCTGATCAATCCGATCGGTCTCGAGGTCGGGCTGATCCGCGTCCAGGACGTCGCCATCGGCTGCGGGGTCAGCCTCGTGGTCGGGCTGCTGCTCTGGCCGAGAGGTGCGAAGACCCTGATCCGAAGGTGCCTCGCCGAGGCCTACGAGGTGGGGTCCCGGCTCGTCTCGGACCGGGTCAAATCGGCGCTCGCCGGCCGCGAGTCCGACTTGTCGGATCCGGTGCGGCTGGAAGCTGCCGCTGCCGGTGGTCGTCTTGACGTCGCGCTCCGGCAGTACCTCGAAGAGAGCTCGTCCGATCACGCCCATGCTTCGAGTTTCATCGCGCTGAGCGCCTGCTCGGCTCGTCTGATGCGATCGGCGCATGGTCTCCGCATGATGGTGGGGATGCCCTGGTACAAGGCCCCACCGGAGGACTTGGCCCCGGTGGTGAACGGGATCAACGTCCAGGTGCGCGAGTGGTACTCCGGACTCGCGGGAGCGATCGGGCAGTCGGGCGACCTGCCAGAACCGGAAGAGCCAGATGATTCGTTCACGACCGACGTGGTCGCGGCGATCGAACGGGTGGGGCGAGGTAACGGAGATCTTTCCTCGGTACTCAGCGCGGCCTGGCTCGTCCAGAGCCTCGAGTACCTGGTTGCGCTCGAGGGGCGGGTCTCCTTCCACGCCGACCGGTTGTTCGCAGATTCACCTGCGAAACGGCACGACTTTCAGGCGGGGTAG
- a CDS encoding multicopper oxidase domain-containing protein, producing MDFNPMDRRNFLGIAGGALVCTIGGQKFRIDTKADLKKANAAYPVPPKVAAARNDAPITKAAVAGPRREYWIKAEQRRWNVVPNKVDQMMNKKIRTKVTGKTTTGVFAYRPYSKDFAQPIGPATVPGPLLEAKVGETIVVHFQNECPLPVTMHPHGVFYSNEMDGAYKGKYTDPGGFVQRGRTVTYVWECPEGTQGTWLYHDHGPFDPIPVFKGLFGPMVIRDPDEPLPDREYFLGFHSFLPGSNNPNLKQALYAINGKAYTGNTPTMTAKVGDDVAMHVYGIDNDFHTFHLHGHRWQEPDGNIVDNKVFGPGDSFRVRFIEDNPGRWLYHCHVFSHLAQGMSGWYNVE from the coding sequence ATGGATTTTAATCCGATGGACCGCCGCAATTTCCTCGGGATCGCCGGAGGCGCCCTGGTCTGCACGATCGGCGGCCAGAAGTTCCGGATCGACACCAAGGCCGACCTGAAGAAGGCCAACGCCGCGTACCCCGTGCCGCCCAAGGTCGCAGCCGCCCGTAACGACGCGCCGATCACCAAGGCCGCCGTCGCCGGCCCGCGGCGCGAGTACTGGATCAAGGCCGAGCAGCGCCGCTGGAACGTCGTCCCCAACAAGGTCGACCAGATGATGAACAAGAAGATCCGGACGAAAGTCACCGGCAAGACGACCACCGGCGTGTTCGCCTACCGCCCGTACTCGAAGGACTTCGCGCAGCCGATCGGCCCCGCGACCGTGCCGGGTCCGCTGCTCGAGGCCAAGGTCGGCGAGACCATCGTCGTCCACTTCCAGAACGAATGCCCGCTGCCGGTGACGATGCACCCCCACGGAGTCTTCTATTCGAACGAGATGGACGGCGCCTACAAGGGCAAGTACACCGATCCCGGCGGCTTCGTCCAGCGCGGCCGCACCGTCACCTACGTCTGGGAATGCCCCGAAGGGACCCAGGGAACCTGGCTCTACCACGACCACGGACCCTTCGATCCGATCCCGGTATTCAAGGGGCTCTTCGGGCCGATGGTGATCCGTGATCCCGACGAGCCGCTGCCCGACCGCGAGTACTTCCTCGGCTTCCACTCCTTCCTGCCCGGGTCGAACAACCCGAACCTCAAGCAGGCGCTCTACGCGATCAACGGCAAGGCCTACACCGGCAATACGCCGACCATGACCGCGAAGGTCGGCGACGACGTGGCGATGCACGTCTACGGCATCGACAACGACTTCCACACCTTCCACCTGCACGGTCACCGCTGGCAGGAGCCCGACGGGAACATCGTCGACAACAAGGTTTTCGGCCCCGGCGATTCGTTCCGGGTGCGGTTCATCGAAGACAATCCCGGCCGCTGGCTCTACCACTGCCACGTCTTCTCGCACCTGGCCCAGGGCATGAGCGGCTGGTACAACGTCGAATGA
- a CDS encoding MFS transporter yields MSGLEWIVNGYTLSLAVLLVVGGRMGDIFGRRKLFVFGVILFTFASMTAGFAPTNSAVVASRVVQGVGAAFMMPGTLSIISDAFPPAQRGKAIGTWAGVSALALAVGPVLGGFLTEYVSWRAIFFINLPVGILAVLAALFIVKESRDSAVGRQVDVLGVVALTASLTALVLALIEGNSWGWESPAVLGLIAGSVLMLGVFVLIEMKVKAPIVEFALFKSRNFIGAVIVAFIISFAMLGVFFFLALYMQNILG; encoded by the coding sequence ATCTCCGGGCTCGAATGGATCGTCAACGGCTACACACTCTCGCTGGCCGTCCTGCTCGTGGTCGGCGGACGCATGGGCGACATCTTCGGCCGCCGCAAGTTGTTCGTCTTCGGCGTGATCCTCTTCACCTTCGCTTCGATGACCGCCGGATTTGCGCCGACCAACTCCGCGGTGGTCGCCAGCCGGGTCGTCCAGGGCGTCGGTGCCGCTTTCATGATGCCGGGGACGCTCTCGATCATCTCCGACGCCTTCCCTCCGGCACAGCGCGGCAAGGCGATCGGAACCTGGGCCGGCGTTTCGGCCCTGGCCCTCGCCGTTGGTCCCGTCCTCGGCGGCTTCCTGACCGAATACGTTTCCTGGCGCGCGATCTTTTTCATCAATCTGCCGGTCGGCATCCTCGCCGTGCTCGCAGCTCTCTTCATCGTCAAGGAGTCGCGTGACTCCGCAGTCGGCCGCCAGGTCGACGTGCTCGGTGTGGTCGCGCTCACGGCCAGCCTCACCGCTCTGGTCCTGGCCCTGATCGAAGGCAACTCCTGGGGTTGGGAATCACCCGCGGTCCTCGGCCTGATCGCGGGCTCGGTCCTCATGCTCGGCGTCTTCGTCCTGATCGAAATGAAGGTCAAGGCGCCGATCGTGGAGTTCGCCCTCTTCAAGAGCCGCAACTTCATCGGCGCGGTCATCGTTGCCTTCATCATCTCCTTCGCGATGCTGGGCGTTTTCTTCTTCCTCGCGCTCTACATGCAGAACATCCTCGG
- a CDS encoding superoxide dismutase has translation MAYEVPDLPYDYAALEPHIDEATMRVHHDKHHQAYVDKANAALAGTEWADKDVEDVLKDLGSLPADKQGPVRNNAGGHYNHSLFWEMLSPDGGGEPSGDLAAAIDSAFGSFDEFKEQFKAGGVGQFGSGWVWLVTDGALVSIVSTPNQDTPLADGLTPLLGADVWEHAYYLKYQNKRPDYLEAFFNVVNWDYVAERYVAA, from the coding sequence ATGGCTTACGAAGTTCCTGATCTTCCCTACGATTACGCCGCCCTCGAGCCCCACATCGACGAGGCCACCATGCGGGTCCATCACGACAAGCATCACCAGGCTTACGTCGACAAGGCCAACGCGGCCCTTGCGGGCACAGAGTGGGCCGACAAGGACGTCGAAGACGTGCTCAAGGACCTCGGCTCGCTGCCCGCCGACAAGCAGGGACCGGTGCGCAACAACGCCGGCGGCCACTACAACCATTCGCTCTTCTGGGAGATGCTCAGCCCCGACGGTGGCGGCGAGCCCAGCGGCGACCTCGCCGCGGCGATCGATTCGGCCTTCGGCTCGTTCGACGAGTTCAAGGAGCAGTTCAAGGCCGGCGGCGTTGGACAGTTCGGTTCCGGCTGGGTCTGGCTCGTCACCGACGGTGCTCTCGTTTCGATCGTCTCCACCCCGAACCAGGACACGCCGCTCGCTGACGGCCTGACCCCGCTTCTCGGTGCCGACGTCTGGGAGCACGCCTACTACCTCAAGTACCAGAACAAGCGCCCGGATTACCTCGAGGCCTTCTTCAATGTCGTCAACTGGGACTACGTGGCGGAGCGCTACGTCGCTGCCTGA
- a CDS encoding LemA family protein, which translates to MGALIAVIVVVVIILIVVLWYIATRNGIIASRNRVDESWSGIDVQLKRRHDLVPNLVETVKGYATHEQQVFENVTKARADAMATTGVGDTAQAEGNLTRAMADLRAVAENYPDLKATENFQQLSRNLSELEDEIQASRRIYNSNVQSYNTKIQRFPTSIVASQGNFEDKEFFEIVEAERETPAVSF; encoded by the coding sequence ATGGGCGCCTTAATCGCCGTGATAGTCGTCGTGGTGATCATCCTGATCGTCGTGCTGTGGTACATCGCCACGCGCAACGGGATCATCGCCTCCAGGAACCGTGTCGACGAGTCCTGGAGCGGGATTGACGTTCAGCTGAAGCGACGTCATGACCTCGTCCCGAACCTCGTGGAGACGGTCAAGGGTTACGCGACACACGAGCAGCAGGTATTCGAGAATGTGACCAAGGCCCGGGCTGACGCCATGGCCACGACCGGCGTCGGAGACACCGCCCAGGCCGAAGGCAATCTGACCCGCGCCATGGCTGACCTCCGAGCGGTTGCCGAGAACTATCCGGACCTGAAGGCCACGGAGAACTTCCAGCAGCTGAGCCGCAACCTCTCCGAGCTCGAAGACGAGATCCAGGCTTCACGCCGGATCTACAACTCCAACGTCCAGAGTTACAACACCAAGATCCAGAGGTTCCCGACGTCGATCGTTGCCAGCCAGGGCAACTTCGAGGACAAGGAATTCTTCGAGATCGTCGAAGCCGAGCGGGAAACTCCCGCCGTCAGCTTCTAG
- a CDS encoding GMC family oxidoreductase, whose amino-acid sequence MSGKYDYDWIIVGSGFGGSVSALRLAEKGYKVAVIEVGRRFEDKDFAKTTWNLRRYFWMPKLGLRGIMRMTAFKDIFIVSGSGVGGGSLGYANTLYRPRPAFYTDKQWDGLADWEVELGPHYVTAERILGVTLYRDTGPADALLREYAEETGADNTYANTQVGVHFGQPGKTVSDPYFGGEGPDRTGCIKCGACMVGCRYGAKNTLVKNYLYFAEKLGVEVKPGRQVTEIRPIGAADGSDGYRLQTDRSGAVLRHSRKELTARGVIVSAGALGTNSLLANCRHSGALPNISERLGHVVRTNSESIQAVTAPDDTRDFSHSVAITSSIYPDPDTHIEVVTYGKAGDSMSRLYTIMTANGTRFTRPFKWVAAMSRHPGQTLKLLLNPRHWSQRTVILLVMQSVDSAMRLKPIKKRFGKGVRLQTEQDPERPNPTFIQAAEDVAKWFAKKTGGIPQSSIAESTLNIPTTAHILGGAVVGAGPESGVVDADNHLFGYENFLICDGSAVPANPGVNPSLTITAMTERAMSKIPPAAGAQEKHLPVEARAARVADGSGALATPSPSETAETWTPVE is encoded by the coding sequence ATGTCAGGGAAATACGACTACGACTGGATCATCGTCGGGTCCGGTTTCGGCGGCAGCGTTTCAGCGCTGAGGCTTGCCGAAAAGGGCTACAAGGTCGCCGTGATCGAAGTCGGCCGGCGTTTTGAGGACAAGGACTTCGCGAAGACGACCTGGAACCTGCGCCGCTACTTCTGGATGCCGAAGCTGGGCCTGCGGGGCATCATGCGCATGACCGCCTTCAAGGACATCTTCATCGTCTCCGGCAGCGGCGTCGGCGGCGGCAGCCTCGGTTACGCGAACACCCTCTATCGCCCCCGCCCCGCCTTCTACACCGACAAGCAGTGGGACGGACTGGCCGACTGGGAAGTCGAGCTCGGCCCCCATTACGTCACGGCCGAACGCATCCTCGGGGTCACGCTCTACCGCGACACGGGGCCAGCCGATGCGCTCCTCCGCGAGTACGCCGAAGAGACCGGCGCCGACAACACCTACGCCAACACCCAGGTCGGAGTCCATTTCGGCCAGCCCGGCAAGACCGTCTCCGATCCGTACTTCGGCGGAGAAGGCCCGGACCGGACCGGCTGCATCAAGTGCGGCGCCTGCATGGTCGGCTGCCGCTACGGCGCCAAGAACACCCTGGTCAAGAACTACCTCTACTTCGCTGAAAAGCTGGGTGTCGAGGTGAAGCCCGGCCGCCAGGTGACCGAGATCCGACCGATCGGTGCCGCCGACGGCAGCGACGGATACCGGCTGCAAACCGATCGTTCGGGTGCCGTCTTGAGGCATTCCCGCAAAGAACTGACGGCGCGGGGAGTGATCGTCTCGGCGGGTGCCCTCGGGACCAACAGCCTGCTCGCCAACTGCCGCCATTCCGGAGCGCTGCCGAACATCTCCGAACGCCTCGGGCACGTGGTCAGGACGAATTCGGAGTCGATCCAGGCGGTCACCGCGCCGGACGACACCCGCGACTTCAGCCACTCGGTCGCGATCACATCGAGCATCTACCCCGATCCCGACACCCACATCGAAGTCGTGACCTACGGTAAGGCCGGTGACTCGATGAGCCGGCTATACACGATCATGACCGCCAACGGGACCCGATTCACCCGGCCGTTCAAATGGGTGGCGGCCATGTCCAGGCACCCGGGACAGACCCTGAAGCTCCTGCTCAACCCGCGGCACTGGTCGCAGCGCACGGTGATCCTCCTGGTGATGCAGTCGGTCGATTCGGCGATGCGGCTCAAGCCGATCAAGAAACGCTTCGGCAAGGGTGTGCGCCTCCAGACCGAGCAGGACCCGGAGCGCCCCAACCCGACCTTCATCCAGGCGGCCGAAGATGTGGCCAAGTGGTTCGCAAAGAAGACGGGCGGCATCCCTCAGAGTTCGATCGCCGAGTCCACCCTGAACATCCCGACGACCGCCCACATCCTCGGCGGCGCCGTGGTCGGCGCCGGGCCGGAATCGGGAGTGGTCGACGCCGACAACCACCTCTTCGGCTACGAGAACTTCCTGATCTGCGACGGCTCGGCCGTGCCGGCCAACCCCGGGGTCAACCCGAGCCTCACGATCACGGCGATGACCGAACGCGCGATGAGCAAGATCCCGCCGGCCGCAGGAGCTCAGGAAAAACATCTGCCGGTGGAGGCACGCGCCGCCCGGGTCGCCGACGGATCGGGCGCGCTGGCGACACCCTCGCCCTCGGAAACCGCCGAGACCTGGACCCCGGTCGAATGA